DNA from Nocardioides seonyuensis:
CCTCGCGCAGGTCGGCGAGCAGCTCCTCGGTCGCGACCTCGTCGGGTCCGGTGGTCGGGGTGACCAGGACCTGCGCACCGGTGCCGTCCTCGTTGGTCATCACGACCTGGGCGTTGGCGACGCCGTCCTGCCCGGCGGCCCACTCGGCCACCTGCCCGAAGGCCGGGCCGCGCTCGTCCTCGGGGACGTCGCGAGCGTCGACCACGACCACCAGCGGCCCCTCGCGGCCGGGGCCGAAGGACTGGGCGATCAGGTCGGTGGCCTGGCGCTGGGTTGTCGAGGTCGGCTTGGTGCCGTCGGTGGGGAACGCGAGGTGCAGGTCCTTGACCGGGAAGGCCAGGACCCCGAGCAGTACGACGACCAGCACGGCGAACACGGCCGGCGCCTTGCCGACGAGCCGGGCCCAGCGCACGCCGTTGTTGAGGACGAGCCCGTCGGCCTCCCGCGCGGGGGCGTGCCTGATGACCTGGCCGCCGAAGGCCTTGGACTTCAGCATGCCCAGCATCGCGGGCAGGAGCGTGAGCGCGGCCAGCACGGCCAGCGTCACACCGGTCGCCGCGGCGAAGCCCATCGAGGTGAGGAACGGGATCTGCACGACGATCAGCGCGGCAAGGGCGATGACGACGGTGAGGCCGGCGAAGACGACCGCCGACCCGGCGGTTCCGACGGCGATCGCGACGGCCTCGCGCCGGTCGTCGGTGTGGTGCAGCTCGGACCGATAGCGCGCCAGGATGAACAGCGTGTAGTCGATGCCGACCGCGAGCCCGATCATCGTCGCCAGCATCGGGGTGGTGCTGCCGATGTCGGTGAAGTAGGTCATCGCGATGATGCCGACGTTCGTCAGGGCCACCGCCACGAGGGCGATCACGATCGGCATCCCGGCCGCCACGAGCGAGCCGAAGGTGATGAGCAGGACCACGAGGGCGACGGCCACGCCGATCGCCTCGGACGTCAGCCCCAGCTCGGTGATGGCGCTCATGCCCGAGCCGTTGGCCTCGAGGCGGAGCCCGCTCTCCTCCGCGACGTCGGCCATCAGCTCCTCGAGGGCGTCGAGGGTCTCGGGGTCGACCTCGGTCGGCGACTCGACGTCCCAGTCGAAGGACAGGATGCCGACGCGACCGTCCTCGGAGAGCGGCGAGAGGACGTCGGCGTTGGCGCGGGCGACGTCGAGCGGCTGCCCGCTCTCCTTCGCCGCGTCCAGCATGGCCTGCTCCTGGCCCTGGGCCGCGGCCACAGGGCTCACCAGCTCGAGGTCGCGTGCGACCTGGGGCAGCTCCGCGATCCCTGCGGTGAGGGCGTCGATCGGGGCGGCGTACTCCTCGTCGGCGAGCCGGTCACCCTCGGGAGCGACGAGCACGACGTTGACGGTGGCCCGCGAGAAGGCGTCGATGCTCTCGGGGAACAGCTCCTCCTGGAGGTCGGCGGCCTGCTCCGACTCGATGCCGGGGATCGTGACGGCGTCACTCATCGGCTTGGCGTTGGTGGCCGCGAAGCCGACCACCGCGCCGAACGCGATCGCCCAGGCCAGCAGGAAGAACGGCCAGCGGCGGTAGGCGGTGCGGCCGAGTCGGTGGAGCAGGGTTGCCATGCGGGGATCTCCTGGGACGGATCGGAAATGCGGGCGGGTCCCCGGGCGAGGCCCGGGGAGGTGCGGAGGGTCAGGCGAACAGCTCGCGCGCCGTGTCGAGGGCGGCGTCGAAGAGCTCGGTGAGCGGTCGGTCCGGCGCGGCCGGCGCCTCGGCACCGGGCACCAGGGACCCGAGGGAGCAGTCGAACAGCGCCACCATGAGGCGGACGAGGATGACGGCGCGGTCGGCGCCGAACGACTCACCCTCGCGCTGCAGGATGTGTCCGACGAGCGACGCGGTGACCTGCTCGAAGCGCCCGTGCACCTCGAGCAGCAGTCGCGGGTTGGTGACGATGACGGCGCGGTGAAGCTCCAGCTGGCTGCGGTCGTACTGCTCCTCGTCGAGGATCCGGTGGGCCAGGACGCGGCAGTCCTCGAGCAGCTCCCCCGTCGGCCCCTGGGCCAGGAACGTCTCGATCGCCTCCCCCTCGAGGGTCGGCAGCGGGCCGAGCACCGCGTCGAGCTTGGCGGGGAAGTAGTTGAAGAGCGTGCGCCGCGAGACGTCGCTCGCCTCTGCCAGGTCGTCCATCGTCCAACCGTCGAGGCCGTGGGCCAGGGTCAGCTCGTTGGCCGCTCGCATGATGCGGCGCGCCGTCTCCATGCGCTTGGAGGCGCGCAACGAGGTTGCACTATCGAACATGGAGTGCAGTATTGCACTCAGTGCAAAGAGTCGCCCAATCGGCGGAGGGCCAGGGTCAGTGGGCCAGGCCGTAGAGCCGGTCGCCGGCGTCACCCAGGCCGGGCACGATGTAGCCGTGCTCGTTGAGGCGCTCGTCCTGCGCGGCCGTCACCACGGTCACGGGAACCTCGAGCCCCTGGAGCCCCGCCTCGAGGTTGGCGACGCCCTCGGGCGCGACGAGCAGGCAGATGGCGGTGATGTCGTCGGCACCGCGATCGGTCAGGAAACGGATCGCCGCGGCCAGCGTGCCCCCGGTCGCGAGCATCGGGTCGAGCACGTAGCACTGGCGCCCGGAGAGGTCCTCGGGGAGCCGCTCGGCGTAGGTGGAGGCCTCGAGCGTCTCCTCGTTGCGCACCATGCCCAGGAAGCCGACCTCGGCGGTCGGAAGCAGGCGCATCATGCCGTCGAGCATGCCCAGCCCGGCGCGCAGGATCGGCACGACCAACGGCTTGGGGGAAGCCAGGTGGACACCCGTCGTGGGGGCCACCGGAGTCGAGATCTTGTGGGGCTCGACGCGCACCTCGCGGGTGGCCTCGTAGGCGAGCAGGGTCACCAGCTCGTCGGTGAGGCGGCGGAACGTCGGCGAGTCGGTCCCGGTGTCTCGGAGCACCGTGAGCTTGTGGGAGACGAGCGGGTGGTCGACGACGTGCAGACGCATGTGGCGAAGCCTATGCGGAGGCCGTGCCAAAGGGGTTGGCGGCCGTGCTGGTTTCTGGGAGATTGGAGCGTCAGGGATCGAGCGTCGACGAGCACTGGTCCACGGAGGGAGCGATCATGCCCGAGCAGAGCGACGGCATCGACTTCGCCGTGGCTGCCATCCGTCAGGACGGCCGCTGGCAGGTCAGCAGGATCGCGGCGACTGCCTGCGAGTCCGTGGACACGTTGACCCACGCCCTGCGCAGGCTCGACGCCGACGGCGGCGCGCTGGGCATGATCGCCGTCGACGAGGACTTCTTCGTCCTCGTCAGGGTCTCTGGCTCGGGCGCCAGGGTGCTGCTCTCCGACGTGACCGCAGCCGACGAGTGGGAGCTCGCACAGTCCGCCATCGACTTCCTCGGCCTCCCCGCCCACGAGGACGACGGCGACCCGGTGCCGGCCGGCGACCTCGACATCCTCGGCGACCTGGGCCTGCCCGCCGCCGACATGGGAGCCCTGCTCGACGAGGCCGACCTCTACCCCGACGAGATGCTCTCCGACGTCGCCCGGCGCCTCGGGTTCGGCGAGCTCTTCGACGACGCCATCGGGCTGACCACTGCATGACCTCACCTCTTGCTGAGCCGGCCGCCTCGGTGTGGGCCGGCGCCATGCGACTCGCGCTGGCGGAGGCAGCCGCGGCGGGCGCCGCCGACGACGTACCCGTCGGCGCGGTCGTCCTAGACCCCTCCGGCGAGCTGATCGGCACCGGCCACAACCTGCGCGAGGCCACCGCCGACCCCACCGCCCACGCCGAAGTGGTGGCGTTGCGTGCTGCCGCCGCAGCACGTGGCGAGTGGCGGCTCACCGGCTGCACGCTCGTCGTCACCCTCGAGCCCTGCACGATGTGCGCGGGCGCCGTGGTCCTCTCCCGCGTCGACCGCCTCGTCTTCGGGGCGTACGACGACCGGCTCGGCGCCGCGGGCTCGCTGTGGGACGTCGTCCGCGACCGCAGGCTCAACCACCGGCCCGAGGTGGTGGCCGGGGTGCTGGCGGAGGAGTCGCAGGAGCTGCTCGACGGGTTCTTCGCACGCCACCGCTGAGGCCGGCCACAGGGGCGGCTCGTCCCCGAATGTGACGCAGGTTACAGTCGCTGGCACGGAGGGGCCGACTCGGATGGAGCCCCCCGCCGACACGGAAGGTCTGCATCAACCATGCACTCACACCGGAAGACGTTGGCCGTCGCTGCTGCCACCACCACGGCACTTGCGCTGCTGACCATGCCTGCCCAAGGCGCCCCCAACCCCAACAACCCCGAGAAGATGGCCAAGGCGGTCGAGGTCGCCGACGTCATGGACCACCTCGAGGCGTTCCAGGACATCGCCGACTCCCACGACGGAAACCGCGGCGCCGGCACCTCCGGCTACGACGCGTCGGGGGCCTATGTCGAGGACACCCTCCGAGCCGCCGGCTACGACACCCAGCGCCAGTGGTTCGACTTCACCTACTTCGAGGTCGTCTCCTCCAGCCTCACCGTGGGGGGCAGCCCGATCGACGAGAACGTCATGTCCTACAGCCCCTCGACTCCCGTCGGCGGCGTCACCGGACCGCTCGCCGCACCGGCCGTCGCGACCGGCTGCGCGGCCGGCGACTGGGCCGGCTTCCCCGCTGGGTCGGTCGCACTGATCAGCCGCGGCGCCTGCGCGTTCG
Protein-coding regions in this window:
- a CDS encoding TetR family transcriptional regulator, translating into MFDSATSLRASKRMETARRIMRAANELTLAHGLDGWTMDDLAEASDVSRRTLFNYFPAKLDAVLGPLPTLEGEAIETFLAQGPTGELLEDCRVLAHRILDEEQYDRSQLELHRAVIVTNPRLLLEVHGRFEQVTASLVGHILQREGESFGADRAVILVRLMVALFDCSLGSLVPGAEAPAAPDRPLTELFDAALDTARELFA
- the upp gene encoding uracil phosphoribosyltransferase, whose product is MRLHVVDHPLVSHKLTVLRDTGTDSPTFRRLTDELVTLLAYEATREVRVEPHKISTPVAPTTGVHLASPKPLVVPILRAGLGMLDGMMRLLPTAEVGFLGMVRNEETLEASTYAERLPEDLSGRQCYVLDPMLATGGTLAAAIRFLTDRGADDITAICLLVAPEGVANLEAGLQGLEVPVTVVTAAQDERLNEHGYIVPGLGDAGDRLYGLAH
- a CDS encoding nucleoside deaminase is translated as MRLALAEAAAAGAADDVPVGAVVLDPSGELIGTGHNLREATADPTAHAEVVALRAAAAARGEWRLTGCTLVVTLEPCTMCAGAVVLSRVDRLVFGAYDDRLGAAGSLWDVVRDRRLNHRPEVVAGVLAEESQELLDGFFARHR
- a CDS encoding tRNA adenosine deaminase-associated protein, yielding MPEQSDGIDFAVAAIRQDGRWQVSRIAATACESVDTLTHALRRLDADGGALGMIAVDEDFFVLVRVSGSGARVLLSDVTAADEWELAQSAIDFLGLPAHEDDGDPVPAGDLDILGDLGLPAADMGALLDEADLYPDEMLSDVARRLGFGELFDDAIGLTTA
- a CDS encoding MMPL family transporter; translation: MATLLHRLGRTAYRRWPFFLLAWAIAFGAVVGFAATNAKPMSDAVTIPGIESEQAADLQEELFPESIDAFSRATVNVVLVAPEGDRLADEEYAAPIDALTAGIAELPQVARDLELVSPVAAAQGQEQAMLDAAKESGQPLDVARANADVLSPLSEDGRVGILSFDWDVESPTEVDPETLDALEELMADVAEESGLRLEANGSGMSAITELGLTSEAIGVAVALVVLLITFGSLVAAGMPIVIALVAVALTNVGIIAMTYFTDIGSTTPMLATMIGLAVGIDYTLFILARYRSELHHTDDRREAVAIAVGTAGSAVVFAGLTVVIALAALIVVQIPFLTSMGFAAATGVTLAVLAALTLLPAMLGMLKSKAFGGQVIRHAPAREADGLVLNNGVRWARLVGKAPAVFAVLVVVLLGVLAFPVKDLHLAFPTDGTKPTSTTQRQATDLIAQSFGPGREGPLVVVVDARDVPEDERGPAFGQVAEWAAGQDGVANAQVVMTNEDGTGAQVLVTPTTGPDEVATEELLADLREGQAGIEAESGATTGVTGLTAITSDVSERLSDALPVYLAVVIGLAFVLLVLVFRSILVPLTATLGFLLSVLATLGTTVLVFQDGALGIVEGQPIVSFMPIILIGMVFGLAMDYQVFLVTRMREAHVHGMSTRDAVVDGFRNSARVVTAAAAIMIAVFAAFILQTEPIIQSMGFALAAAIVLDAFVVRLVLIPAVLYLLGEKAWWIPAWLDRVLPNVDVEGEKLERPHLRPDQVLEPEDAFV